The following are encoded together in the Dyella terrae genome:
- a CDS encoding SGNH/GDSL hydrolase family protein, producing the protein MKRLTWLACLLTSLVALAITHADGAPPSHWQPDIAAFEASDHTHPPAQHGVLFIGSSSIQFWKSLAQDFPGIPVINRGFGGSALTDSTYYADRIVWPYKPSLIVMYAGDNDINEGATSNRVLASFQSFVARAREGVPGVPIVYVSIKPSLARLALWPTMKAANDKIRDWAATQRSIRFVDVAPAMLDAQGKPRPELFRPDGLHMQPAGYALWIAALKPVLADYGFVVKHGA; encoded by the coding sequence ATGAAGCGACTGACCTGGCTGGCATGCTTGCTGACGTCTCTGGTGGCCTTGGCCATCACTCACGCGGATGGCGCGCCGCCCTCGCACTGGCAGCCGGACATTGCCGCCTTCGAAGCGAGCGACCACACGCATCCGCCGGCGCAGCACGGCGTGCTGTTCATCGGCAGTTCGTCCATCCAGTTCTGGAAGTCGCTCGCGCAGGACTTTCCGGGGATTCCAGTGATCAACCGTGGCTTCGGTGGCTCGGCGCTAACGGACTCCACCTATTACGCGGACCGCATCGTGTGGCCATACAAGCCCAGCCTGATCGTGATGTACGCCGGCGATAACGACATCAACGAGGGCGCCACGTCCAACCGGGTGCTGGCCTCGTTCCAGTCGTTCGTCGCCCGTGCCCGCGAAGGCGTGCCCGGCGTACCCATTGTCTATGTCTCCATCAAGCCGAGCCTTGCGCGTCTCGCGCTGTGGCCGACCATGAAGGCGGCCAATGACAAGATCCGCGACTGGGCCGCCACGCAGAGAAGCATCCGTTTCGTGGACGTCGCCCCCGCCATGCTCGACGCGCAGGGCAAGCCGCGCCCAGAGCTGTTCCGTCCCGATGGCCTGCATATGCAGCCGGCTGGCTATGCGTTGTGGATCGCTGCGTTGAAGCCGGTGCTCGCCGATTACGGGTTCGTGGTGAAGCACGGCGCGTAA
- a CDS encoding methyltransferase domain-containing protein: MVTGEFPYIHGFSSEEQSRLMRQARMFEATLFSRIDYSEASRLLEVGCGVGAQTEILLRRFPNLHVTGVDRSAAQLSAAEQNLAATAWCTARYSLQLADATDLPFADRSFDAAYLCWVLEHMPSPARVLSELRRVLSPGAVIYVTEVLNSSFFLDPYSPNLLRYWLAFNDHQYDNGGDPFIGAKLGNLLLAGGYRDVQTEVKNFHLDNRQPGKRKQMIEFWEELLVSAADQLIATGKVDTATVEGMRRELQAVRNDPNAVFFFAFVQARALVY, from the coding sequence ATCGTCACGGGTGAATTTCCCTATATCCACGGCTTTTCTTCAGAAGAACAGTCACGCCTGATGCGCCAGGCGCGCATGTTCGAAGCCACCCTGTTCAGCCGCATCGACTACAGCGAAGCCTCGCGCCTGCTCGAAGTCGGTTGCGGCGTGGGGGCACAGACGGAAATCCTGTTGCGCCGGTTTCCCAACCTGCACGTAACCGGTGTCGACCGCTCCGCCGCGCAGCTTTCAGCGGCGGAGCAGAACCTCGCCGCCACCGCCTGGTGTACGGCGCGTTATAGCCTGCAACTGGCCGACGCCACCGACCTGCCTTTCGCCGATCGCAGCTTTGACGCGGCCTATCTGTGCTGGGTGTTGGAACACATGCCGAGCCCGGCACGGGTGTTGAGCGAGCTGCGCCGAGTGCTGAGCCCCGGTGCGGTCATCTACGTTACCGAGGTGCTCAACTCGTCGTTCTTCCTCGATCCGTATTCGCCGAACCTGCTGCGCTACTGGCTGGCCTTCAACGATCATCAGTACGACAACGGCGGCGATCCGTTCATCGGAGCCAAGCTGGGCAACCTGCTGCTAGCCGGCGGCTACCGCGACGTGCAGACCGAGGTGAAGAACTTCCACCTGGATAACCGCCAGCCAGGCAAGCGCAAACAGATGATCGAGTTCTGGGAAGAACTGCTGGTGTCGGCCGCCGACCAGTTGATAGCCACCGGCAAGGTGGACACCGCAACGGTCGAAGGCATGCGCCGGGAACTGCAAGCCGTGCGCAACGATCCGAATGCGGTGTTCTTCTTCGCCTTCGTGCAGGCGCGGGCACTGGTTTACTGA
- a CDS encoding alpha/beta hydrolase produces the protein MTTPPATPRPMRLSFLFRPLPLRSLSRALLLTSALLLAGCEATLFAGLNTTDQHRAIITRQDIVFDSEHGLALDVYMPAHATHAPVVVFFYGGTWVRGERAWYRFVGTALAAQGVVTIIPDYRKYPGVKLDGFMQDAASAVAWAHAHAAELGGAPDDVFVMGHSAGGQIAALLATDPEWLGAHGLKPADLAGLIGLAGCYDFVPVPQDDPIMLGVFGATPAQQRRGQPVSYVRGAEPPMLLLQGTDDDEVEPSNAISLYRATQTVHGDSTLRTYPGIGHEALLFALSRPMRNAAPTLHDVLAFIQSHPQAIPVASTP, from the coding sequence ATGACCACGCCGCCCGCCACGCCACGCCCCATGCGTCTTTCGTTTTTGTTCCGGCCCCTGCCCTTGCGGTCGTTGAGCCGGGCATTGCTGCTCACCTCCGCCCTGCTGCTGGCAGGCTGTGAGGCAACGCTGTTCGCGGGACTCAACACCACCGATCAGCATCGGGCCATCATCACGCGCCAGGACATCGTGTTCGACAGCGAGCACGGGCTAGCCCTGGACGTGTACATGCCAGCGCACGCGACGCACGCACCGGTGGTGGTGTTCTTCTACGGTGGCACCTGGGTGCGTGGCGAACGCGCGTGGTACCGCTTCGTGGGCACGGCGCTCGCTGCGCAAGGTGTGGTGACGATCATCCCCGACTACCGCAAGTACCCCGGGGTGAAGCTCGACGGTTTCATGCAGGACGCGGCGAGTGCCGTCGCCTGGGCGCATGCGCACGCTGCCGAACTGGGCGGCGCGCCCGACGATGTCTTCGTCATGGGCCATTCCGCCGGCGGCCAGATCGCCGCCCTGTTGGCCACTGACCCAGAATGGCTGGGGGCCCATGGGCTGAAACCCGCTGATCTTGCGGGCCTGATTGGCCTGGCCGGCTGCTATGACTTCGTGCCGGTGCCGCAGGACGACCCCATCATGCTCGGCGTGTTCGGCGCGACGCCTGCGCAACAGCGACGGGGCCAGCCGGTTTCCTATGTGCGCGGCGCCGAGCCGCCCATGTTGTTGCTGCAAGGCACGGACGACGACGAGGTGGAGCCCTCCAACGCGATCTCGCTCTATCGCGCCACACAAACTGTCCATGGGGATAGCACCCTGCGAACCTACCCCGGCATCGGGCACGAGGCCCTGCTATTCGCGCTATCTCGACCCATGCGGAATGCCGCGCCGACGCTGCACGACGTGCTGGCCTTCATCCAATCGCACCCGCAAGCCATCCCAGTGGCCAGCACGCCCTAA
- a CDS encoding CsgG/HfaB family protein, translating into MDFCKKAAIKGGAWSVALIVAVSMSAHAESAQDQRAEQMTQIPTCTTKLGTLAVEEPERGVDWWSERQLPAPTKLIKVFVAKSGCFTLVDRGAGMAMAQQERDLAANGDLRVRSNVGKGQIKAADYVLVPDLISSNKDAGGTSVGSVLGGLLGGSKVGRLAGNISVSSKTADVVLTLTDVRSSEQVATADGSAKKNDIGFGASGALWGASGVGGAGVGGYANTEVGQVITMAYLQAFNKLVAQIGSLPSNAAQSNAQQAVTMLKPGRLLATATGGAAVRTLDPGMMLYPTGNKQGTMWEVEDELGNKGWVSSTLLELSK; encoded by the coding sequence ATGGATTTTTGTAAGAAGGCCGCCATCAAGGGCGGAGCATGGAGCGTGGCGCTCATCGTGGCCGTATCGATGTCGGCCCATGCGGAGAGCGCCCAAGATCAGCGCGCCGAGCAGATGACGCAGATTCCCACCTGTACGACGAAGCTCGGCACGCTGGCGGTGGAAGAGCCCGAGCGCGGCGTGGACTGGTGGAGCGAGCGTCAACTGCCCGCCCCCACTAAGCTGATCAAGGTGTTCGTGGCCAAGTCCGGCTGCTTTACCTTGGTCGATCGCGGCGCCGGCATGGCGATGGCCCAGCAGGAACGCGATTTGGCCGCTAACGGCGACTTGCGTGTGCGTTCCAACGTGGGCAAAGGCCAGATCAAAGCGGCCGATTACGTGCTGGTACCCGATCTGATCTCGAGCAACAAGGACGCGGGTGGCACCTCGGTAGGTAGTGTGCTCGGTGGTCTGCTGGGTGGCAGCAAGGTCGGTCGCCTCGCCGGCAACATCAGTGTCTCCAGCAAGACGGCGGACGTCGTGCTAACGCTCACCGACGTGCGTTCGTCCGAGCAAGTAGCTACCGCAGACGGCAGCGCCAAGAAGAACGATATTGGCTTTGGCGCCAGCGGTGCCCTGTGGGGCGCTAGCGGCGTGGGTGGCGCGGGCGTGGGTGGCTACGCGAATACCGAGGTCGGCCAAGTGATCACCATGGCGTACCTACAGGCCTTCAACAAGCTGGTGGCCCAGATCGGTTCGCTGCCGTCCAACGCGGCCCAGTCGAATGCACAGCAGGCCGTGACCATGCTCAAGCCGGGCCGTCTGCTCGCGACCGCCACCGGCGGCGCGGCGGTACGCACGCTTGATCCGGGCATGATGCTTTACCCCACCGGCAACAAGCAGGGCACCATGTGGGAAGTGGAAGACGAACTGGGCAACAAGGGCTGGGTGTCGTCCACCCTGTTGGAACTGTCCAAGTAA
- the dusB gene encoding tRNA dihydrouridine synthase DusB codes for MQIGPYRIDPPVVLAPMAGVTDKPFRLLCKRLGAGLAVSEMTNADPRLWQTRKSRQRMDHAGEPEPVSVQIAGYDPTMLAEAARYNADNGAQIIDINMGCPAKKVCNVWSGSALLQDEPLVARIVKAVVDAVDVPVTLKIRTGWDRQNKNALTIAKIAEDSGIAALAVHGRTRADKYEGEAEYDTIAAVKARVRIPIFANGDVASPQQAKHVLDATGADAVMVGRGAQGRPWIFREITHYLATGETLPEPTPAEVCEILVHHLEHLYAFYGELQGVRIARKHLGWYAKDRPENAAFRDVVNRAENAQDQLRLTRDYFDSLQNGVRLAA; via the coding sequence ATGCAGATCGGCCCCTACCGCATCGACCCGCCCGTGGTGCTCGCGCCCATGGCCGGCGTCACCGACAAGCCTTTTCGCCTGCTGTGCAAACGGCTGGGCGCGGGTTTGGCCGTCTCGGAAATGACCAACGCCGATCCGCGCCTGTGGCAGACGCGCAAGTCGCGCCAGCGCATGGACCACGCCGGTGAGCCCGAGCCCGTCAGCGTGCAGATCGCCGGCTACGACCCCACCATGTTGGCTGAGGCCGCGCGCTACAACGCGGACAATGGTGCGCAGATCATCGATATCAACATGGGTTGCCCGGCCAAGAAGGTCTGCAACGTGTGGTCTGGCTCGGCACTGCTGCAAGACGAGCCGCTGGTGGCACGCATTGTGAAAGCCGTGGTGGACGCGGTGGACGTACCGGTAACGCTGAAGATCCGCACCGGCTGGGACCGCCAGAACAAGAACGCACTCACCATCGCGAAAATCGCCGAGGACTCCGGCATAGCGGCCCTCGCCGTGCACGGCCGCACGCGCGCCGACAAGTACGAAGGCGAGGCGGAATACGACACCATCGCCGCCGTGAAAGCCAGGGTACGCATTCCGATCTTCGCCAATGGCGACGTGGCTTCGCCGCAGCAAGCGAAACACGTGCTCGACGCGACCGGCGCTGATGCGGTGATGGTGGGGCGCGGAGCGCAAGGTCGCCCCTGGATCTTCCGCGAGATCACCCATTACCTCGCGACCGGCGAAACGCTACCGGAGCCGACGCCAGCCGAAGTGTGCGAGATCCTCGTGCACCATCTGGAACATCTCTACGCCTTTTACGGCGAGCTGCAGGGCGTGCGCATCGCGCGCAAGCACCTGGGCTGGTACGCAAAGGATCGTCCGGAGAACGCCGCGTTCCGCGACGTAGTGAATCGCGCGGAGAACGCGCAGGACCAGTTGCGCCTCACGCGCGATTATTTCGACAGCCTGCAGAACGGCGTGCGCCTCGCCGCCTGA
- a CDS encoding flagellar basal body-associated protein FliL: protein MFIRRFFLILCCLPTIALAHHDDKGLRDATVLIVRHAEKAEQGDGLSPRGEQRAAAYATYFDPWREQGESLLPQRLIATRDSKESVRPRFTLTPLSQRLGLPIEQPYADEQVDDLARSLREDNHANVLLIAWHHGHIDKLIDALGGKAGKITGRKSWPEDVYDWVVVLHFDHHGDIDPSRSGVVVEHLLPGDGN, encoded by the coding sequence ATGTTTATACGAAGATTTTTCCTCATCCTTTGCTGCCTGCCGACCATCGCGCTGGCACACCATGACGACAAGGGGCTGCGCGATGCCACCGTGTTGATCGTGCGGCATGCGGAAAAAGCGGAGCAGGGCGATGGCTTGAGCCCGCGCGGTGAGCAGCGGGCAGCCGCTTACGCGACTTATTTCGATCCCTGGCGCGAGCAAGGCGAAAGCCTGCTGCCGCAGCGCCTGATCGCTACCCGAGACAGCAAGGAAAGCGTCCGTCCGCGATTCACGCTCACGCCCTTGTCGCAGCGCTTGGGGCTGCCCATTGAGCAACCGTATGCGGATGAGCAGGTGGATGATCTCGCACGTTCGTTGCGCGAGGACAACCATGCCAATGTTCTGCTGATCGCCTGGCACCACGGCCACATCGACAAGCTGATCGACGCACTGGGCGGCAAGGCCGGCAAGATCACCGGCCGCAAGTCATGGCCGGAAGACGTCTACGATTGGGTGGTAGTGCTCCACTTCGACCATCACGGCGACATCGACCCATCGCGTAGCGGCGTGGTTGTGGAGCACTTGCTGCCCGGTGACGGCAATTAG
- a CDS encoding nucleoside permease — translation MNLRLRLTAMNFLQYYVWGSWLITIGAYWFQTKHWSGAQFGAIFSTMGIASLFMPSIAGVIADKYINAEKLYGIFHICGAAILCAVPMIQSPGLMFWVMLINMMFYMPTISLAIAVAYNALKSDGKDVVRDYPPIRVWGTVGFIAALWTVSLLRLETSSGQFYVAAAAALVLGLYAFTLPPCPPRFQRKENQSWLDTFGLTSFKLFRDARMAVFFLFAMLLGASLQLTNAYGDTFLHDFAQMDEYKDLVAVRYPAIIMSISQISETLFILAIPFFLRRFGIKTVMLISMLAWTLRFGLFAYGNPGSGLWMIVMSCIVYGMAFDFFNISGSLFVEGQSDPSIRASAQGLFMLMTNGIGAVLGSSISGLVIEAFFTHPDQSKDWHGIWMTFATYSLIVAVLFLVLFRHKHDRARLENAAIAH, via the coding sequence ATGAACCTGCGACTGCGCCTGACCGCCATGAACTTCCTGCAATATTACGTGTGGGGGTCGTGGCTCATCACTATCGGCGCGTACTGGTTCCAGACCAAGCACTGGTCGGGCGCGCAGTTCGGCGCGATCTTCTCGACGATGGGCATCGCCTCACTGTTCATGCCGTCGATTGCGGGCGTGATCGCGGACAAGTACATCAATGCGGAGAAGCTCTACGGCATCTTCCATATCTGTGGCGCCGCCATCCTGTGTGCCGTCCCGATGATCCAGTCGCCCGGCCTGATGTTCTGGGTGATGCTGATCAACATGATGTTCTATATGCCGACCATCTCGCTCGCCATCGCGGTGGCCTACAACGCACTCAAGAGCGACGGCAAGGATGTGGTGCGTGACTATCCGCCGATCCGCGTGTGGGGCACGGTGGGCTTTATCGCCGCGCTGTGGACGGTGAGCCTGCTACGCCTGGAAACCTCGTCGGGCCAGTTCTATGTAGCCGCGGCCGCCGCGCTGGTGCTGGGCCTCTACGCGTTCACGCTGCCGCCCTGCCCGCCGCGTTTCCAGCGCAAGGAAAATCAGTCGTGGCTGGATACGTTCGGCCTGACCTCGTTCAAGCTGTTCCGTGACGCGCGCATGGCGGTGTTCTTCCTGTTCGCCATGTTGCTGGGCGCGTCGCTGCAGCTCACCAATGCCTATGGCGATACGTTCCTGCACGACTTCGCGCAGATGGATGAGTACAAGGATCTGGTGGCGGTGCGTTACCCCGCCATCATCATGTCCATTTCGCAAATCTCCGAAACGCTCTTCATCCTGGCCATTCCGTTCTTCCTGCGTCGCTTCGGCATCAAGACCGTGATGCTGATCAGCATGCTGGCATGGACACTGCGCTTTGGCCTGTTTGCCTATGGCAACCCGGGATCGGGGCTATGGATGATCGTGATGTCATGCATCGTGTACGGCATGGCATTCGACTTCTTCAACATCTCCGGCTCGCTGTTTGTGGAAGGCCAGAGCGATCCGTCGATCCGCGCCAGCGCGCAGGGCCTGTTCATGCTGATGACCAACGGCATCGGCGCGGTGCTGGGCAGCTCGATCAGTGGCCTGGTGATTGAGGCGTTCTTTACCCATCCGGACCAGAGCAAAGACTGGCACGGCATCTGGATGACCTTCGCGACCTATTCGCTGATCGTGGCCGTGCTGTTCTTAGTGCTGTTCCGCCACAAGCACGACCGCGCCCGCCTCGAGAACGCCGCCATCGCGCACTAA
- the rhtC gene encoding threonine export protein RhtC, producing MSLFLTIALVHLVALSSPGPDFFFVSQTAVSRSRRQAMFGVVGITLGVVVWSALALAGLQLVLQRLAWLERLIAVAGGLYLVWMGLKMLRGALKAPTTQGEPVQVLQQSDWATLRAGLLTNLSNPKVVIYFGSVFSAFLGDRVDAATRWGLWTLVIVETLLWFSLVAGVFALPAMRRGYLKLSRWIDGFAGAVFVAFGLHLIFAKRAL from the coding sequence GTGAGCCTGTTTCTGACCATTGCGTTGGTGCATCTGGTGGCCCTATCGAGCCCGGGCCCGGACTTTTTCTTCGTGTCGCAGACCGCCGTGAGCCGCTCGCGGCGACAGGCCATGTTCGGCGTTGTCGGCATCACCCTTGGCGTCGTCGTGTGGTCTGCGTTGGCGCTGGCGGGTCTTCAGTTGGTGCTACAGCGGCTGGCCTGGCTGGAGCGGCTGATCGCGGTCGCCGGTGGCCTTTACCTCGTGTGGATGGGACTGAAGATGCTGCGCGGCGCGCTCAAGGCGCCGACCACGCAGGGCGAGCCCGTGCAGGTTCTGCAGCAAAGCGATTGGGCCACCTTGCGTGCTGGCCTGCTCACCAATCTGTCCAACCCCAAAGTGGTGATCTACTTCGGCAGCGTGTTCTCCGCCTTCCTGGGTGATCGTGTCGATGCCGCCACGCGCTGGGGGCTGTGGACGCTCGTTATCGTGGAAACGCTGTTGTGGTTTTCGTTGGTCGCTGGCGTGTTCGCCCTGCCGGCGATGCGCCGCGGTTACCTGAAACTCTCACGCTGGATCGACGGTTTTGCCGGTGCTGTGTTCGTGGCGTTCGGCTTGCACCTGATCTTTGCCAAGCGCGCGCTCTGA
- a CDS encoding XVIPCD domain-containing protein: MSNTTDDRWNTARQDLANAAARAGVDPGVLAKIAGFESQYNPHARPIASHKHAELNSVTQFDGVKAMSSAYGYGQFTNDTWTGMVRQYGEKYGVIDARHLTEAQANTPELRNDTTLQAGMLAEFTRENIVKGAWLGGADADANVYALHNLGGAGGAAFLKAVREHPNERVDAVLSANVIKRNPGLYGDGTGTVEAAYTRMGQQMERYEHYAEDIRHVTPSQTAAASLSKSQPASAPHVQEPPHASPTHATRPADVLREGAHGEDVHALQERLEKLGYTGARNTHLHVDGHYGPVTRNAVEAFQRDHHLTPDGVAGPLTMKQLDNQLRLHAQDASAKTQGTPLLNDPAHANNALFQQTMAGVRTVDQQQGRSSDQHSENLAAALTVAAQGKGLSKVDHVVMSDDGSRAWAVQGNIDSPFKQMVSVDVAKAVNTPVAQSTEALAQTAKVAPDAAQQPAMQVLQPSAEGPHR, translated from the coding sequence ATGTCAAACACTACTGACGACCGCTGGAACACTGCCAGGCAGGACTTGGCCAATGCCGCCGCCAGGGCGGGTGTCGATCCAGGGGTGCTGGCCAAGATTGCCGGCTTCGAATCACAGTACAACCCGCATGCGCGTCCCATTGCGTCCCACAAACATGCGGAACTGAATTCGGTGACGCAGTTCGATGGCGTCAAAGCCATGTCGTCTGCCTACGGCTACGGCCAGTTCACCAATGACACGTGGACGGGCATGGTGCGCCAGTACGGCGAAAAGTACGGCGTGATCGATGCTCGTCACCTGACCGAGGCGCAGGCCAACACGCCTGAATTGCGCAACGACACGACGTTGCAGGCCGGCATGCTGGCCGAGTTCACTCGCGAGAACATCGTGAAAGGTGCCTGGCTCGGCGGCGCGGATGCCGACGCGAACGTGTATGCCCTGCATAACCTGGGCGGCGCGGGTGGCGCCGCCTTCCTGAAGGCGGTGCGCGAGCATCCAAACGAGCGTGTGGACGCTGTGCTCTCTGCCAATGTCATCAAGCGCAATCCGGGACTCTATGGCGACGGCACTGGAACAGTGGAAGCTGCCTATACGCGCATGGGACAGCAGATGGAGCGCTATGAGCACTACGCGGAAGACATCCGGCACGTGACGCCCAGTCAGACAGCCGCCGCATCCTTGTCGAAGTCGCAGCCGGCGTCGGCACCGCATGTGCAGGAGCCGCCGCACGCCTCGCCGACACATGCAACGCGACCCGCAGATGTGCTGAGGGAAGGTGCCCATGGCGAGGACGTTCATGCACTGCAGGAACGACTCGAGAAGCTCGGCTACACCGGCGCCCGGAACACCCACCTGCATGTGGACGGCCACTACGGTCCCGTCACGCGCAACGCCGTCGAGGCTTTCCAGCGCGATCACCATCTGACGCCCGATGGCGTCGCCGGCCCTTTGACCATGAAGCAGCTTGACAACCAACTCCGCCTGCACGCACAGGACGCATCCGCCAAGACGCAAGGAACGCCGCTACTGAACGATCCGGCGCACGCTAACAACGCCTTGTTCCAACAGACCATGGCGGGTGTCCGTACGGTCGACCAACAACAGGGTCGCTCCTCCGACCAGCACAGCGAGAACCTGGCGGCTGCGCTGACCGTCGCTGCGCAGGGCAAGGGGTTATCGAAAGTTGATCACGTCGTGATGAGCGACGACGGCAGTCGTGCCTGGGCAGTGCAGGGCAACATCGATTCGCCATTCAAGCAGATGGTTTCCGTCGATGTGGCGAAGGCCGTCAATACGCCGGTGGCGCAGAGCACGGAAGCGCTCGCGCAGACGGCCAAGGTGGCGCCCGATGCCGCCCAGCAGCCAGCGATGCAGGTTCTTCAGCCCTCTGCCGAGGGGCCGCACCGCTGA
- a CDS encoding FAD-binding oxidoreductase — protein sequence MNLPDALLNALSEHFPGDAMATGMAERLAYAYDNSRRNALPDAVVFPTSHEQTEALVRACREHRVPLIGRGRGTNTTGATVPVDGGVVASFERMNRILRIDPDNRLAVVEPGVLNGDLQQALKPHGFFWPPDPSSSPWCSIGGNLACNSAGPRTVKYGSPRENTLGLRAVAGTGDGFRCGTYTSKGATGYDLTRLLIGSEGTLALITEATLKLTPKPSALRTLRATYRDVSAAARAVARIMAQPVTPCALEFIDDVALKLARDYGGDGVPLAGAMLMIEVDGEPETLPSAVDAVSRAARGDGLEELRVAETAEETQALWSARKALSPAQRTISPNKINEDVVVPVSHLPELVDGIKALAKKHDVLIVSFGHAGNGNLHVNLLPRDDAERERSHACLAEIFALVISLEGTLSGEHGIGLVKKEFMPLALQPSTLHLMRNVKAAFDPDGILNPGKLLP from the coding sequence ATGAACCTCCCCGACGCCCTGCTCAACGCGCTGAGTGAACACTTTCCTGGCGACGCGATGGCCACGGGCATGGCCGAGCGCCTTGCCTACGCTTACGACAACTCGCGGCGCAACGCCCTGCCCGATGCCGTGGTGTTTCCCACTTCGCACGAGCAGACGGAAGCCTTGGTGCGAGCCTGTCGCGAACATCGCGTGCCGTTGATCGGACGCGGGCGTGGCACCAACACGACGGGCGCCACGGTGCCGGTGGACGGCGGCGTGGTTGCGAGCTTCGAGCGCATGAACCGCATTCTGCGTATCGATCCGGACAATCGACTCGCCGTGGTGGAACCAGGCGTGCTCAACGGTGACCTGCAGCAGGCGTTGAAACCACACGGCTTCTTCTGGCCACCCGATCCGTCGTCCTCGCCGTGGTGCAGCATCGGCGGCAACCTCGCCTGCAACTCAGCGGGGCCGCGCACGGTGAAGTACGGCAGTCCGCGCGAGAACACGCTAGGCCTGCGCGCAGTGGCCGGCACCGGCGACGGCTTCCGTTGCGGCACGTACACCAGCAAGGGCGCGACGGGCTACGACCTCACGCGTCTGCTGATCGGCTCGGAAGGCACGCTGGCACTCATCACGGAAGCCACGCTCAAGCTCACACCCAAGCCCTCTGCGTTGCGCACGCTTCGCGCCACCTATCGCGACGTATCCGCCGCCGCGCGAGCCGTCGCGCGGATCATGGCCCAGCCAGTCACGCCCTGCGCGTTAGAATTCATCGACGACGTGGCGCTGAAACTCGCCCGCGATTACGGCGGCGATGGCGTGCCGCTGGCCGGTGCAATGCTGATGATTGAAGTGGACGGTGAGCCGGAAACGCTACCTAGCGCCGTGGATGCCGTGTCGCGTGCGGCGCGCGGGGATGGACTGGAAGAACTGCGCGTCGCCGAAACCGCTGAGGAAACCCAGGCGCTGTGGTCCGCGCGTAAGGCACTATCGCCCGCCCAGCGCACCATCTCGCCGAACAAGATCAACGAAGACGTGGTGGTGCCCGTCAGCCATCTGCCGGAACTCGTGGATGGCATCAAGGCGCTAGCGAAAAAGCACGACGTGCTGATCGTCAGCTTCGGCCATGCCGGCAACGGCAACCTGCACGTCAACCTGCTGCCACGCGATGATGCGGAACGCGAGCGGTCACATGCCTGCCTCGCTGAAATCTTCGCGCTGGTGATTTCGCTTGAAGGCACGCTATCGGGCGAGCACGGCATTGGGCTGGTCAAAAAGGAATTCATGCCGCTCGCCTTGCAGCCCTCCACGCTGCACCTGATGCGCAACGTGAAAGCCGCTTTCGATCCGGATGGCATTCTCAATCCGGGCAAGCTGTTGCCCTGA